The Prochlorococcus marinus str. MIT 1214 sequence TAGACAATCATGTTAGCAATATGTTTACAAAAACAGGTTCAAAAAACAGGGTGGCTTTATTGAACTGGGCAATGGATCATGGGAAAATTTGCAGGGATGGGTTCAATTGTTGTTCATTGCCAGATGAAACACCTTCGTAGAAGATCTAATTATTTTTGTCCTCATTTATGACTGATAAGTTCATTAGAGAAAATTCAATTGAAGATAGCTCAAATAACTTTG is a genomic window containing:
- a CDS encoding helix-turn-helix domain-containing protein, translated to MFTGEIANSSHMGLSAREMEIIGLVADGLTNQEIAEKLTISKRTVDNHVSNMFTKTGSKNRVALLNWAMDHGKICRDGFNCCSLPDETPS